One segment of Mangifera indica cultivar Alphonso unplaced genomic scaffold, CATAS_Mindica_2.1 Un_0002, whole genome shotgun sequence DNA contains the following:
- the LOC123205176 gene encoding probable aldo-keto reductase 5, whose product MAPVKRIKLGSQGLEVSAQGLGCMGMSAFYGPPKPEPEMIALIHHAINSGITFLDTSDVYGPHTNEILLGKALEEGMRERVELATKFGINFADGKMEIHGDPAYVRAACEASLKRLDVDCIDLYYQHRIDSKVPIEVTIGELKKLVEEGKIKYIGLSEASASTIKRAHAIHPITAVQLEWSLWSRDVEEEIVPTCRELGIGIVAYSPLGRGFFSSGAKLLENISTDDVRRVHFPRLQPENLDHNKMLFDLVNEMTAKKGCTTSQLALAWVHHQGDDVCPIPGTTKIGNFNENIKALSVKLTPEEMTELESIAAADAVKGDRYISGVTTYKNSETPPLSSWKAS is encoded by the exons ATGGCTCCAGTGAAGAGAATCAAGCTTGGTTCACAAGGCCTGGAAGTTTCTGCTCAAGGCTTAGGCTGCATGGGGATGTCAGCCTTCTACGGCCCTCCCAAACCTGAGCCTGAAATGATCGCTTTGATCCACCACGCCATCAACAGTGGCATCACTTTTCTTGACACTTCTGATGTGTATGGACCTCACACCAACGAAATTCTTCTCGGAAAg GCTTTGGAGGAAGGGATGAGAGAAAGAGTTGAATTGGCCACTAAATTTGGTATCAACTTTGCAGATGGCAAGATGGAAATACATGGCGATCCGGCTTATGTGAGGGCTGCCTGTGAGGCTAGCTTGAAGCGGCTAGATGTCGATTGTATTGATCTTTACTACCAACATAGGATTGACAGTAAAGTTCCCATCGAAGTCACG ATTGGGGAACTCAAAAAACTAGTTGAAGAGGGCAAAATAAAGTATATAGGTCTATCTGAAGCATCTGCTTCAACAATTAAACGAGCTCATGCTATTCATCCAATAACAGCTGTGCAGTTGGAATGGTCCTTATGGTCGCGAGATGTGGAGGAAGAGATAGTTCCTACTTGCAG GGAACTTGGCATTGGGATTGTTGCATATAGTCCTCTCGGACGAGGATTCTTTTCATCAGGGGCTAAGTTGCTTGAAAACATTTCGACAGATGATGTTAGACGGGTG CATTTTCCAAGGTTGCAACCTGAAAATCTGGATCATAACAAAATGTTATTCGACCTTGTTAATGAAATGACAGCGAAGAAAGGATGCACCACATCACAGCTTGCGCTAGCCTGGGTTCATCACCAAGGAGATGATGTATGTCCGATTCCTGGAACCACCAAGATCGGAAACTTCAACGAAAATATCAAAGCATTGTCTGTGAAACTAACTCCAGAAGAAATGACTGAACTTGAATCCATTGCTGCAGCAGATGCTGTAAAGGGCGATAGATATATCAGCGGTGTCACCACCTACAAGAACTCCGAAACTCCACCACTATCTTCATGGAAAGCTTCTTAA